The following proteins are encoded in a genomic region of Cryptomeria japonica chromosome 11, Sugi_1.0, whole genome shotgun sequence:
- the LOC131049494 gene encoding homeobox-leucine zipper protein HAT5, whose product MACDGRAFYSPNIIMKSEDSSANSIAAMIAVGSCTPPATFQGNRSLGAFDSGSERKILGKCRSFSALDMSEDLGDEDGSDDSIHLGEKKRRLTFEQVRALEKNFEVTNKLEPEKKIQLARALGLQPRQIAVWFQNRRARWKTKQLERDFDVLKQDHDSLKKDFDNLVEENRNLQAMVQRLRGKLMSSQDQKSQLNSSLMEENELPVPMLSGTADNVNTNKENEGPSSIGSEASSVLNIDSPGTIDSQQNNTIDSAMKTCVAYPQCSIGIRPKVEENLNQADEPNFNLFYSNLEEAGALWWEYWPQTL is encoded by the exons ATGGCCTGTGATGGGAGAGCATTTTATTCCCCCAATATTATCATGAAGAGTGAGGACAGCTCTGCTAATTCCATTGCTGCCATGATTGCTGTTGGCTCTTGTACTCCACCTGCAACATTTCAAG GCAATCGATCACTAGGTGCTTTTGACTCTGGAAGTGAAAGGAAGATTTTAGGTAAATGCAGGTCTTTCTCAGCTTTAGACATGTCTGAGGATCTGGGAGACGAAGATGGCTCTGATGACTCAATCCACTTGGGAGAGAAGAAAAGAAGGCTGACCTTTGAGCAGGTTAGGGCTCTGGAAAAAAATTTTGAGGTGACAAATAAATTGGAGCCTGAGAAGAAAATACAGCTAGCAAGAGCCCTAGGCCTGCAGCCAAGACAAATTGCAGTGTGGTTTCAGAATAGAAGAGCAAGATGGAAGACCAAGCAACTCGAGAGAGACTTTGATGTTCTCAAGCAGGATCATGATTCTCTCAAGAAAGACTTTGACAACCTTGTGGAAGAGAATAGAAATCTTCAGGCCATG GTCCAACGTCTGAGAGGCAAATTGATGAGCAGCCAAGACCAAAAGAGTCAGCTGAATTCTTCTCTCATGGAGGAAAATGAGTTACCAGTGCCCATGTTGTCAGGAACTGCTGATAATGTCAATACAAACAAGGAAAATGAAGGGCCTTCCAGCATAGGGAGTGAAGCCAGTTCTGTACTGAACATTGACAGCCCAGGAACCATTGACAGTCAACAGAATAACACCATTGATTCAGCTATGAAAACATGTGTGGCTTATCCTCAATGCAGTATTGGTATCAGGCCTAAGGTGGAGGAAAATTTGAATCAAGCAGATGAACCCAATTTCAATTTGTTTTACAGTAATTTAGAGGAAGCAGGTGCTCTGTGGTGGGAATATTGGCCCCAAACCCTCTAA